The genomic stretch GAGATCCGTCTCCCTATGCTTACTTCACATACGATGCTGTGTGGCTAGCAGCTATGGCAATACTATTCACAGGCGGTAAATGCTATGACGCCGATGCTGTTAAGAACGCCCTTCCAATTGTTGCCGAGCATTTCATAGGTGTAACAGGTTGGAAGGCCCTTGATGAGAATGGTGATGCTAGGGGCTCTGACTACACTATATGGCAATATAGAATCGTAGGTGGGAACTACACCTACGCCAATATCGGTGTGTGGAGATATCCGGCAGGGGTTATAGAGTTCTTCAAATAACCCCTATCACATCTCCAATATGGAAGGTGGTTTTTTGGAGCCTATTCTAAGGGTTGAGGGTCTATCGAAGAGGTTTGGAGAGCTAGTAGCTGTGGATAGGGTTTCCTTCGAGATCCATAAGGGGGAGATCGTGGGTCTTATAGGGCCTAACGGCTCTGGCAAGACAACCCTCTTCAACCTAATCACAGGAGTGCTTAGACCGGATAGTGGGAGGATCTTCTTTGATGGGAGGAGGATAGATGGCCTCCCACCATATAAAATCTATGGTATGGGGCTTGTCAGGAACTTCCAGATCCCAAGGGTATTCAGAGGGCTTACAGTTGCTGAGAACGCTATGCTAGCCCCTAGAGGGCAGATCGGGGAGTCCCCGTTTAAGGCTCTTTTCAGGGGGCTGTGGAGAAAACAGGAGGAGGACTTGGCTGAAAGGGCTGTGGATATACTTGAGGAGCTCCAGCTCCTACAGGTCTCCAGATCTAGGGGGATCTCTATCTCTGGTGGGCAGATGAAGCTCACAGAGATCGCTAGGGTCATGATGTCTGAGCCAAAGATGATCTTGTTGGACGAGCCTGCCGCAGGTGTAGCTATATCTCTCGCCCACGAGATCTTCTCAAGGCTGAGGAGCCTGAGAGATGTTCTTGGGGTAACCCTTTTCATCATAGAACATAGGCTAGATATTCTATTTGAATATGTTGATAGGGTGATGGTTATGAGCCAGGGGAGGATCATAGCTGATGGGAAGCCTAAAGAGGTTATAGAGGATCCAAGGGTTGTTGAGGTTTATCTAGGTGAGAGGTGAGGTATGTGGAGAGGATACTTGATGTGAAATCCCTCTCAGGGGGGTATGGAAAGCTCACGATAGTCTTCGACATAGATCTATATGTTGGTAAGGGGGAGATACTCTCCATCGTAGGCCCCAATGGATCTGGGAAGAGCACGTTGGTAAAGCTGATCGCTGGTGTTGCATCAATACACAGGGGATCTATATTCTATAGAGGTCAAGATATAACTAGAGAGCCTCCTGAGAAGAGAGCTCTTATGGGCATAGGCTATCTACCCCAGGTGAACAACATATTCCCAGATATGACGGTGGAAGAAAACCTGGAGATGGGGGGTTATGGATTATCTAAGGAGGATCTGCGGGATAGAATGGAGCTAGCCTTCACACTATTCCCAGAGCTGAGGAGCAGAAAAAAGCAGAGGGCGGGGACTCTGAGTGGTGGTGAGAGGCAGATGCTGGCCATCTCCAGAGCCCTTATGAGGGACCCTTTGCTACTCATACTTGATGAGCCCTCGGCAGGGCTAGCGCCAAAGCTTGTAGATAGGATCTTCTCATCGATAAGAGAGATAAGGGGTATGGGTAAGTCAATAATACTTGT from Sulfolobales archaeon encodes the following:
- a CDS encoding ABC transporter ATP-binding protein; the encoded protein is MEPILRVEGLSKRFGELVAVDRVSFEIHKGEIVGLIGPNGSGKTTLFNLITGVLRPDSGRIFFDGRRIDGLPPYKIYGMGLVRNFQIPRVFRGLTVAENAMLAPRGQIGESPFKALFRGLWRKQEEDLAERAVDILEELQLLQVSRSRGISISGGQMKLTEIARVMMSEPKMILLDEPAAGVAISLAHEIFSRLRSLRDVLGVTLFIIEHRLDILFEYVDRVMVMSQGRIIADGKPKEVIEDPRVVEVYLGER
- a CDS encoding ABC transporter ATP-binding protein gives rise to the protein MERILDVKSLSGGYGKLTIVFDIDLYVGKGEILSIVGPNGSGKSTLVKLIAGVASIHRGSIFYRGQDITREPPEKRALMGIGYLPQVNNIFPDMTVEENLEMGGYGLSKEDLRDRMELAFTLFPELRSRKKQRAGTLSGGERQMLAISRALMRDPLLLILDEPSAGLAPKLVDRIFSSIREIRGMGKSIILVEQHARRALEISDRGVVMASGRIVLEGEPRELLSSQDLRLAFLGKR